From the genome of Camarhynchus parvulus chromosome 4, STF_HiC, whole genome shotgun sequence:
tttaaaaaattaaattactaaCAAATAAAATACCCTCTTCTCAAATATCAGGCagtctttttcttcatttttagaCAACCTGAcagcaaaataatattttctcctAACATTTGGCATTCTTACTCTTGAAGTGAGAAGAAGTACAGGAGATTGGATCttgaacataaatattttatatgtaaagCTGCATTTTGGGTGGGATCTTTCATGTTTTCTGGTGGAAAGTGTGAAAGGGTCTGGTATGACATTTATTGGCATTGTATGAACATGACAAGCAAGCTCCTCTGAGATGGTCCTTCTCAGGAAGTACTAATACAAATATTCAGTACATCCAGCTGACCAAATTCAATCAAACCCGTTTACAGGTACCACAATAAAATCTGTTGCAGCGGATTCACAGCTGAGAGGACACTGCTGAAACTGCAGTGCAACAGTGCAAATGATCCAAAGCCAGTAAATTACCTAGCAGTTATCTGGAATGTCAGGGTGAATGTTCTGCTTGCATGtagggaagggaaggacagaACTGACTACCTGTTAGCCAGGCAGAGCACACACTCGTTTCCGTAGGTCTCTCCATCAGTGCCACAGACTGGATGGTAGTCCCTTGGACACATGTGGTTCCCATACTGAGCGCAGTTGGGCTAGGGAAGACAGGTACAAGAGAAGCCAAAGTTACGCCATTTGAAACAGGTTTCTGCTCAGCTTCTGAAGAATCCTGGCATGCACAGAAAAAAGGTGTCCAACGGGAGCTGGCACAGCATTTTAAAGTACCACATTATCTTTCATGCTCTTTTGGGAATTTATCACTCGAGgcttggctcctgctgcctggcacgGCTTAGCTGTGCTGTCAGGATTTATGTGCGTCCCACAGCGCAGCCCCTCCGACCTCTGAGCATCAGCGGGACACACGGACAGCGAGTGCCCATGAAGGGCAAGGCAGACTGAGATGGTGAGAGATGGGCATCGCCAGGGCGAGTGTGCTGCGGAGCCAGCAGCGTCCCGGAGGCCCCAGCTGTGGGGAGAGACCCCTGCTCAGGGCCGGGGCTCCggagccagggcaggctcacACCCCCAGCCTGGGGTCCGTGGCCCTGGGGAaggggccgggggcagcgggaggcctggctggaggcagggagggcagcgaGGCCGGCGGCACTCACCGGGTAGCTGGCCATGGCTCCGGGACACGACAGGAGACCTGCGGAGAGCGAGCAGCGTTAACGGCGCCGGTCCCGCACGGAtccccccgagccccgcgggACCGGCCCCGGCTGTTACCGGCCGCACGCTGCCCCGTCCCGGCACCCCTGACCACTCTCCGTCCGCTCCTGGGACACCCTGACCAGGCGCGGTCCGACCCCGCCATATCCCGTCTAGCCGctgtcccggtcccggtcccggccCCGGCCAGCCGCCGTCCGGCACCATCCCGTGCCTGTTCCCCGCCGTGCCTCCGGCTGGCTCCGGTGCCCACCCCCGGCTTAGatcccgccgccgctccgctgAGCCAGCCAGGGCACGGCACCACTTCAGgctccccattccctgggaCGGCACTGGCCGGGACACGGTACCAGCCCATCTCCCACCTCCCCGGCACCGGCTCCGCTCCCCTCCCCGACCGCCAGCGCCCCGGCGCCGTGCGCGGTACCGGCGAGGAGGacgggcagcagcagcaggaccgCCAGCGGCCGCGCCATGTCGCCACcagagcggggacagcggggacagcggcggcGGCTCGGGGCGCAACGGCCGCGGCAGCGCGGGAGCCAacggggggcgcggggcgggacCGGTaccgggcggggcgcggggcgcggggcggccgcggggacGCTCCCGGCTGGGATGCCACGGCGGGGACGCGGGGTAGAGTTCTGTAGGAGCCGCCCCAGGAACAGGCTCACGGGGATGGGAAACTTTCCcgtcagagctgggcagcacagtTAATGGGGGGCGCCGGCTGGGATTCCAGCGTGCCCCAGGCTTCCCTCCTCGGCCTGAGCTCGTCAGGGTTGTGCTTGGATCGCAGTGTCTCGGGCAGTGCAGGGACGTTGGAAATTCGCACGCAGTGCCGTGCGGCTCTTCAGGTCAGAGGCCCCGTCTCGTCATAAAGTGACAATAAAGTGACATGAGATGGCTTCTCCTGAGCTGTGAGTGCGCCCCTaacagaaggaacagaaaagctgttCCGGCAATAAAGCAACCTGCCTGCCTCCAAAGGCGTGAGAATCCATACgggaaaggctggaaagccTTGGCATGCTATCCCACCAGCATGGCTGGGTGTCTCGGCAGCGCTGCTTTCCAAAGACTATCTCATCTGGCGGTCACTGATAAGAATGGTTAGCTTTTCAGGGCCCACAGGTTGGCTTTGCACAGGGTCTGGCTCTGCAAATGTTTTTTATGCAGTTTCCCAAAATCTAGGGTATGAACTTGTAAAATGGCCTGTGCTTCTATGTATGATCTGAGATTAGACCTGTCAAGTGTTTTAATATGTCCCACACAGGTACATACACAGACATCACATACACCTTTTCTGTCTTGTGTGTCAACCTCTGAGTGTGTCAACCCTTTCAAgtatggctttttttctttctagtgtGCCCTGCCTACCTAGCACCATAGGGAGGTTATTATCTGCTTAATATGTTCTCATTCCTCCAGGTAACCTCTGCAAGCTGATTGCAGTTTCAGATTTTCATTCTGTGCACACCTTTGTGATTACTGCCCAACACAAGGCAGGTTTCATGCAAAGGCCCTTGGCTTGGCTGTTTCAAGCAAGATGCCTAATCAGAACGTTTTGTGGCTGGTGAAGCATGCAGAAGGTTATTTCTCTCTGCCCAATCTCCTTCCCTAGCTTTCTCAGCTGTCTGTCCCAGTTTTCCCTGTTAAGCCATTTGAGATGAGGATGTCTTTCTGTTACCTTGTTATTGGTGGGATGGTTGCTGGGTTTGCCATCCTGGGGCGAAGGACTGTAAAGGCTTAAATACTGGGGAATTATGCTGGGGTGGGTTTCCTTGTTTCTTGAAGGTGTGATTTTTCAAAGGGAGAGgggccagctgaaggtgaagAAAGCAGAACCATGGGGAAGGTGAGGAAAGCAAACTCAAGGGTAGAAGTTATCTCTTAGGTTGTGAATCTTGTAAGTTCCTCTAAACAGTTAAATTCCAAGCtcttgctcagaaaaaaaagcctgaacaACATGAACCAAGTAAAAGCTCAGTGTTCCACCTGTAGCTAGCCCAGACCAGCTTTCTTTCTCCTGAACAACTCCTGCACAACAGGCACTAAGTGGGTGTGTACTGTCATTGTGTCTCCTAAGAGAATAGCTGCCCTATAAAAAATGTTCTCTACACTGATGTATTTTCCAACATGTTTAATGTTAGTTCCATGATCATCAATGTGTGGCACTTGATCCCAAATAAATGGGATGAATGGGACCATTTGGGTAAACATCACTTCAGTTGCCTTTCTCTGACAGTAATGAACTCAGTCATAGCCATGTGTTCTATCCTGGAGAAAATagggaaaagtaaaataaaggtGCTCTATTGACTCTCAGTGTGACAATCATATTTGAAACTGGTGCCAGTCTCCTCATATCTGAAAGCATTTTGTTTCACTTACTTATATTTTTCTACTGAGAGTATTTAATTTTGCCTTATTTAAGTAAAATTTTAGAGACAAGTCTTTAGAGAAGGGAAAATTGtagaaatgagattttaaacagaagaaaagataacttacaaaatttttcttctggcaaGATTGAGTATTACaagataataattttctttcataaattaTTAAGAACTGGAGGCAAGGAAGAGTATAATTATGCAGAGAGCTTCTTAATAGCTTTTGTATTCTGTTAACACATTTCTGATGCAAATGCTGAGTCATTGGAAAGGAAAATTGCAGAATTATTTGCATATCTCCTAGAAGTTATCTTGTTAAAATCAGGTAGCTGATTAACAAACATGAGAGACAATAATGAACATAGAATATAGGCTGCAGGGAACAATGCATAATTAGAAGTTACATCCCTACAGAGAAGGTCTGTTTCTGCCTTATGCTCAGTGGAATAACCCTCTGTGCTTGGAAGGTATTTATTTGGACTTCAGTCAAACTCTTCCGGTGCTCTGTGGCCTTGCTGCTGTCCAGTGAGGGCTAGCCAGGTCTTTCTGAGATGTACCTGCTGCACAGATTGGCACTGATCATAACCACCTCCAGGTGGGGTCTTGTGAGAGTGGAGTAGAGCAGGaaaatcacctcccttgacctgctggccatttctcttttgatgcagcccaggatacgtttggctttctgggctgtaaGTGCACACTGACAAGACATTGTCCAACTTTTCAACCACCTGcaccccaagtccttctccacagggCTGCACTTTACATCCATTCATCCCTAGCTGATGCTCATTTTTAAGTCTCTTTGTGTCTATTTGAGTCTATTTGTGAAAATCTGAACTTTCCCCATACTCTTGGTGtttcttggaaagaaaatgtgttgaAGACTTGTGGCCTTTGAAATCTTCatctttggggattttcaggacTCAGCTAGACAAGATTATAATTTTGTTGATCTACTGTTGCCAGTGTCAGGGGGGTAGAGACCCAAAGGTCCCTTTCTACCCCCCTTCCCAGGGTTTAGGTGGCATGGCAGGTTGGAAATGAGCTATGAGACAGCAGATCTCAGCATAAAGTTTGTTCACagtctcaaagaaaaaaaaagaagaaaaaaaaagaaagaaagaaaaagaaaagaaaaagaaaaagaaaaagaaaaagaaaaagaaaaagaaaaagaaaaagaaaaggaaaaaagaataaaggaagaaagaaaaaaaggctgtcTATCACCTCATCTGCTTAAACAGGTACAGGAAGAAGTCCAGGCACCAGATTGGGACTAAGGAACTGGATTTTCTGCTACCTCTATGATTCAGCAGTGTGGCATGAAATATCCTCTTTGCCAAAGGTTGTGGTGGATGCTAAAGGTTTagacttggaagaaaaaaatagaattgcAAGGTAAGAAAGCATAGGTGGCCTTAAGAGCATGAAAATTCCCACTTGAGCGggtccctgcaggctgctgcaggcaggaaggcGGCACACGGCTCCTGTTTTCTCTTGGCCATTCTTGATGGCATCttggagagcagaggctggtgAGAGAGAGGGATGCTGTGGTCACACATAACCTGAAGTTAATGTTCTCTGGCAGCCCCCAGTCATTTGGAGGAGGGTGTTAAATCCACTgtagcagcaggacagagcaccTGAtggcctgtgctgctgcaggcagtcTAGAAGGACACAAGTGCTTGGGCACACTGCTTGGGCACGTCCCAGCTGCACTTGTGCCATGTACATGTGAATCTGCTGCCATAAGTACAAGAGCTTGTCTTTCCATGTGAGTAATTGCAGggccaaaaccaaacaacacaaCACAGGATAAATCAGAGTGCTTCTGAGCAGCTTTTCAGCACGCTGGTCTGGGGTGGCACTGCTGAAAGCCTCTTTCCTAAGGCACTGGGGGGCTCCTGCCTCCTGTGAGACTGGAATGCCCTAGAAATGGTTTGGCACTTGCTTACTGGCTGATTCTGCCAGCTTGaacctgcacagcagcagggcagagatggACAGAGGGGATAGAGCTGCTTTTTCTAACGTTTTATTCTCCCTGACAAAGATTCCTGCAGGGAAGAAGttggcagcactgagctgcaaCAGGCTTTTGGTGTAAGTCTGGGTTTGTTGTGTATAGGGAATTGGTTCCCATTGACAAGCTGTCTCCCTGACCAGGCCCTGAGTGCTGAGCTGTGGCATCACCTCTAATTTTGGTAGACCCTTCCAGGTTGTTTCCATAGAGGCTGGGTTCAAAGGTTCACAAAAGGATGTGGAGGAAGCTCCTCATCTCATACACTCCCTCACCCCCTCACCATCCTGTCAAGTGGCATTCCCATCTCCACACCACTAAGAGATTGCTCTGGGGGTCCtctctgtcacacacagcccatGAATCATTCCTTTCAGTTGTGCTCCTACGTTTGCAATCCCACGTAGTCCCAAAGACAGGATCCAGGCCTCAGGGATTCAATTATTTACACTCCAGTCAGTCTTTCCATCCTTGATCCCTCTGTGCCCATTCATTTTGCTCCATCATGTGCTGTTCTCCGCTGTATCAGTCACAGATGGGCAATTTATCCTCTCCTGTTTCCCACATGAATCCCATCTATCACCTGCCtgtctttgaaattaatttactgGCTGGTCAGCTGCCCACCCTGTGTCCGCGTCTGCTTCCCACCCATGTGCAATGTGGGGGGTGCTCACTGAAGGGGggtggctgcaggtgctgcagtgtTCTGTGCCCTAAGCAGCATTGCTGACCTGTGGGACAGGACTGCTGCATGTGCTGTGGGAcagtggggaaggggctgcagggggaacCCAGGCATTCCTGATCTGCTCATGCTGTCagtcactgtcacagcacaaagcagcagcctTGTGCCTGCCAGGGAGATGTGTGTGTATTGCTGCCATGCTCAGGCTTGAACAAGGGCTTTAGGAGTCCCTGGAGGCTTCAGAAAGCTCCTGAAGGCTGTCCTGATGGGCAGAAACAAacatagttttcttttttctctctcctccagaAGTTCTTTCCTGCTGTTGTTTTCAGCTCAGTTAAGCACATCTGTCTGCTTGATCTGTCATGGACAGGTTTCCAGGTGCTGGCTTTGacttctgctctctgtgtgctAGTTCAGATGattcatggcagagctgggccacCATCCTGCTGAAGGGGACACACTTTGTCTCATTGATTTGCCTGGGATCATAACCCCTTTGGAGGGAGGTGGTTTGTCCCAGGGGCATTTCTTATGTCAAAAGTTTTATCAAAGAGCAGAAACTTTCAAGACAGGCTGTAAAAGCTGCTTCTAACTGCTTGAGATGTTAAAGGAGACAAGGTTAAGGGAACCTACCAGAAGGCTGCTCAGCTTTTTCTGGGTGCTAAGGCTAAACCCAAACCCCATAGATGACCTGCAGCTATAGagggccagcccagctggagggTCAGCAGAAActtttttaatctgtgaaaGGGCAGAGGCTGTCCCTAGGAGCAAAGCTGCAACTGCCTCAGTACAGTGCTTGAAAGTGAATTGATCCAGCAGTACTTGTCTTCCTTCCGTATGAGAAGACACTTGGAAAAGTCAAAGGCATCTTCTTTAATGCCCACTTATTTATCATAGAGTGGTTTCAGCCAGGGCAGTTCCTATGCAGATCTGCTTTCAGAGGCAGCCTCACACCCTCTTCACCCTCCAGGAAAAAGCTCTGTGAGTGGTGTGATCACTTAAGAAATGTGGTCCCCATCTCTGTTCCAGCAGAGCTTCCATCTAGCTTCTAGTTGAACAGAAAACCCTTGGGCTGGGTTTGTAGGATTTTACCTGACCCATGCAGGGGGAAAGGGATAGACAGTAGCTCTGaacagaggagagggagggcaggtggaggggaggaggggacgTATGTTCAACATCTCAGTTTTCCCAGTGCCTTGTTTatgcagtgctgtgccctgagcatGTTTCATGGCACTCTGTGCTCTCTCTGACCCCATAAAGAAGGGTATTCTTATCTTGAAGAACCCACTCAATGTGCTTTATGGTCTCTGGGAGTGAGGAAGAACTGCAGATAAGGATTTCACAGTTGGCTGGTTTATCTCAGTCAGGCTTTGATGCCTGTCCACCTGATGGATTGCCTGGTAAAATGGAGGATAAAAAGACCTTTATTCACCAGGGAAGATGATGACAGCTTGGAAATGGAGATGAGTTTGCTGCAAAGATGGCAGGCACCACTGCCATGaaggctcagtgctgctgaaggctGTCCCATCTCTGTGAAGGCCAGTGACAGAGGCACCACTTTGCCATGTCTGGTTGTGTCTCACTGTCTGAACCACTGCCAGCCACCACTTTGGgctctgtattttcattaaaaacctgCCATCAGTCAGGAGAGGAGAACAGCAAAAAGGAGGAGGCGGTGACAAAGCCTGGGACTTGTTGGAGGCACTATTTCTTTGTGGTTCTGCTGGATGGAACACCCTCTAAAGTAAGGAATCCCCAAAACACTGCCTGGGCTTGAGAATGATtgttgccctgattttttaagattttctaagccttctgatgtttacattcttgtaatgaactttctcactCACTTgatgtaaataacttattgttttgcattcttttatggaggaggagaaatttgatggactgttggtttgtccagtgtcattggagaggtggcactttcaccctccaatccactgtcacttttggaaatctgtaaatgttggagtcagaaattaaaaagtccCTTTTTACCTTGAAAAGAGCAGCATGTCTGCGTCATGTTATCTcatgtcctatagtgacagaTGATGGAGGCAGGTACATCTCAGCTCTGTTTCCCTGTCATCCTTCTATGGCCTGACTTGGCCTGTACTCCTCCAACACAAAGCTGTGATTTCTCTTGCTCCTCTTGCTTCTACATTTGTGTTTTGGCTCTGTTACTGCAGAGCAGAACCACAGTTACCTGAACTGCTCTGTAGTTCAACACAAGAGGGCTTGGGGCTGCCCAGCCATTATTGGAAGTGTCATGCTTTTGCATTAATTCCATGCCATGAGCAATGTGAGTTTAGGAGCTGCAAAAGCTTGATAGATTTTTGTCTATCAGTGATTTcaggctctgctgagcccagaCTTTTCCGGTCTATGGGACACAGTTAAATTGATTTTGCCCAATTCAAATTTTCCGTAGTGAGAATGGCCAGATCTCATCCGTGTCTTAGGAATCTCCATTTTACAAGATTCAGGTGATTTCTTCACAAGAGATTTTAGTGACTTAGAGTGGATGGAAGGGTGCAAGAGGAACCTGACCAAAGTAATTGATCCAAAGT
Proteins encoded in this window:
- the SPINK2 gene encoding serine protease inhibitor Kazal-type 2; protein product: MARPLAVLLLLPVLLAGLLSCPGAMASYPPNCAQYGNHMCPRDYHPVCGTDGETYGNECVLCLANSEDHTHIEIVRKGHC